AAAAGGATGAGCAGCTCGCTAACTTAAGGTCGTACGTAAATGACCTGAAAGGCGATATATCCCGCCTGGAGAACCGGATGGTCTCACAGGAGAAGGTCATCTCCAGCCTTAAAAACAAGGGCATCGATGATGCCAGAAGAAGCAAGGAGGTCACCATAAGGGACCAGGAGATCGCACGCCTTAAAAAAGAGCTTACGGATACTAAAAAACGCAACTCGGACCTCAGGTCTAATATCGACAGGCTAAAGCAGATAAGGGTCCTGGAGTTCAGGGGAGATAAGTCGCCCGTCAAGATCATAGAGAACCTCTCCAAGGACGCGATCATCGCATGCGATAAGAGACTGGGATTAAAGCCCGGTGACATCATATTCGTCAGGGATGCCGGAGGCGGCGTTCAGGCGGCATCATTGCTCATAGAGAGAGGGATTAAAGCCGTTATCAAAGGAACTGATATGTCGCACCTTGCAGAAGAAAAGTTCACAGAGGCAAAACTGCCCGTAATATCCAGGGAAGAAGTGAGCCTAAAGATAGTGGATGATTTCGCCGTGCTTGACCCGAAGCGCCTCGAGTCCGCCATGGAGAAGTGGGGGGAGATGCTGAAGGAAAGGGAGAAAAAGAAGAGCGAAGAGTGGTTCCATGGCATCGTGAACGAGTACAAGGTGCAGCGCAAGAAAGAGTTCAGAAAGGCGGGACAGGTTTAGTACTCTGTCCCGAAGGTCTTTTGGTCGCTAAGGCACTTATTATCGCGTTTCTAGATACTAACCGGTAGAGCCTTAACGATAAGATCATCATATGGAGCCTATCATCCCGGCCTGGCTTTCAAAGTACGGGCGGGACACTTCAACCCCTTTTACGGTCTGGTCAGTGGCGTTGACATAGGTCTTTATCTGCAAGTACGAAGATACGCCTGTGTTCCTCAGGTCATACTTGTATTCCGTGACGTCCAGCCAGGTATCTGTTCCTGGTATCATACTGGTGTCCATGGTTTTGGATGCGAATCCCATTATAGAATCCTTCGAGACTCCGAGGTCATAGTGTATGTTCGGATGCAGGTTATTTACATAATGATCATAGGCGATTGTCTGTACTGTCGTTGAAGTGATGCCTTTTACCTTATGGTCGGTCTTATTGATGCGATATATGTTTATCCAGCCTGATACTCTGGTCATGTTTTCCGAATAATACTTACCCAGCCCGATCAGCACCTCGTCCTCGTCCATCATTCCCGGGCGAGCGTCCAGGCTGATGCTGTAAGGGTCCGCAGGGTCCAGCACGGCCGAAAGATCCGGGGTCATGATCGTATCAGCTTTCACCGTTATGCCCTCGTATTGAAGGTCCATGAACTCCCCCGGGTTGGCTGACTTCCATGCCCTTTCTGCGGCATCCATGTCAGGCAGATACTCCGATATTATGAGCTTCGCTATCTGCCTCTGCTGATCCTTATATGTTTCAAGCTCATCATTTACCGAGCGTAGAGCATAATAGCTCGATATGTTCATGAGCAGGAGTATTATGATGACAATTGCGATGCCTGCATAAACGATGATCTGTTTACGTTCCATCTCTTAAGACTTCCTTCTAAAACTACATTTGATTAACGCTTCGCTTTGATATATACCTGTTCTAGGTTTTGGGGATACGATAAGGGATTTTATGCGGCTAAAAATTTAAAATAAATTATAAAAAATATAAAAAACAGGAAAATAGCTCAAATAATACAGAAATATGTCATATATAGAGGTAAATTTATTAAGTTGAAACGTGATTATAGCCAATTGGCATTAATAAAAGGCAGATAATGCCCTGATGTTAAAATGCGGATTTCAAACGAGTAGCATGTGATTATCAAGTCGCTATCGTTTATGGTGAAAACATGGACATTTCGGTTGTAATACCAGCGTACAACGAAGAGAAATATATCGAGAAGTGCCTGAAGTCTCTTTCCAGGCAAGACTTCAAAGGGAATTACGAGATCATCGTATCCGATGGTAGCAGCACTGATAAGACAGTGAAGATAGCCAGGAGATATGCTGACCAGGTGATCATTGATGCCAAGTCTACCATAGCATATGGAAGACAGACAGGCTCCCTTGCGGCAAAATATTCTATACTTGCATACACCGACGCAGACACGCACATACCGTCGGACTGGCTAAGCAACATCGCAGCAAGCATGAGCGATGAGAAGGTAGTTGGCGTGCACGGTAAGCTATTGCCGCTTGACGGAAATCGCATAGAGGAAGACTTTTGCAAATACATCATCCCGCCTTATTCAAAATTTATGGTCCATATCAACAAGCCCTCTGTCCCCGGCTCTAATTTCGCGGTCAGAAAATGGGCTTTCGACAGGGTAGGCGGTTTCAACACAAAGCTGGTCACAGGGGAAGATGTCGATATCTGTGCCAGGATAAAGAAACTCGGTAAGTTCGTATATAATCCGGACGCCCTCGTATATGTCTCGACCAGGCGTGTAAGAGAATGGGGATATTTAAAGATGATTTCGCATTACACGAGCAACACTATCCTCACCCACACGTTCGGCAAGCCCCGTACAGACTATGATGCGATCCGTTGATAAAGGCACTAAAAAATATTTAACTTTTTTAATCCAAAAATTATGGTACTACAATAATGTGATCATCGCCTTATAGAACGGTGATCTGATAGTGTTGTAAGTTGATGTTGTCCACTTACATCATAAAGGCAGCACACAAATTTCCATGACGCAAATTAATGAACTTAATCTCCTCTGGTTATTTTTTCATAGTCTACCCTGGCGCGGACTATCTTTGGAAGCCGCCCGTACGTTGCCATCTTATCGCCGATGATCCCGAGTGCCCCCTGTATTTCGGGCATTCCTTTTAAAAAGTCAAAAGCGGATTCAAGAGAGGTACTGTCAACGATCCTGTTCCCGAGAGCGGTGGCGGATGCGTCGGCCAGTGACACGTTTTCCGATATGACCATGGCCGCGTCCGAGTTCCCCAGGCTGATAGAGGGGCCTACGGTCCCGGCGGACGTGCATATTCCCAGTATTGTGTCCCTTCCGGGTATCTCCAGGGCAAGCCCTTTTATCGGCGATTCTCCGGCATATATGCCTGCCAGTACTGGCTCGTCGTTTATCACGGCAATGTCGCCCCCGTTATCAACCAGCGCGAACGAAGCTCCGGCCTTTACCATATCCTCTACGGCTATCCAGGCTATGGTGCCGGCCACGGCGGCCATGGGCCCTACGCCAGCGATCCGCGATGCGTCCGCCATTCGCTTCACGACTTCCGGTGCTCCGGCATCGCAATGATAGGGGTCGAAAGTTACCTTAAAATAGGGGTCTTTCAGTATATACTGCTCAAGTTCGGCCCTTGAACGGCGGATGGAAGCCATGCAGACATCATGGTACTTTTCCGCGGCAATAACTGTGACGATAGTCTCTTTTATTTGGTACTTCGCGGTCTTTCGCATCCGGTATACCTCGCGTGAGGCGAAAAATAATAAAATGGGCGTATCAGTTTTCCGGGAGCTTGATGACACCCACAGGGCATGTATTGACACATGTCCCGCACTGAACGCATTCGGACTCGTCAAACTTTACGCGCCAGTCATATTCATAGGATATCGCGCCAACAGGGCACACCGAAACACATGCTCCGCAGTGCACGCAGTTCACTTCGTCCCTTGTTATAGGCACGTCAAGCCTTGTGACGTCCACCATCTTTTTCCTGAGGTGCTCTACGACCATCCTGCAGTTCTCTTCGGGGACGTTCACGACCAGTTCGCCCATGGAGCTTTCTACCTTGGCACGCTCGATCTCGAGCATGACACCTGTCTCCAGGACGGTCTCGGCTATGATCGGCTTCCTTATGATCTCTGAGTTGAACCTTAACAGCAGCTTCATTTTTGGACACCTCTTGCAAGAAGCTTACTCAGTCCTTCGCCCGTTACGATGCCGATGACCTTTTTATCGCCGTCGATCACGGGAAGTGCCGAGATATTATACCGCTCCAGCAG
The nucleotide sequence above comes from Methanooceanicella nereidis. Encoded proteins:
- a CDS encoding glycosyltransferase; amino-acid sequence: MDISVVIPAYNEEKYIEKCLKSLSRQDFKGNYEIIVSDGSSTDKTVKIARRYADQVIIDAKSTIAYGRQTGSLAAKYSILAYTDADTHIPSDWLSNIAASMSDEKVVGVHGKLLPLDGNRIEEDFCKYIIPPYSKFMVHINKPSVPGSNFAVRKWAFDRVGGFNTKLVTGEDVDICARIKKLGKFVYNPDALVYVSTRRVREWGYLKMISHYTSNTILTHTFGKPRTDYDAIR
- a CDS encoding UPF0280 family protein; its protein translation is MRKTAKYQIKETIVTVIAAEKYHDVCMASIRRSRAELEQYILKDPYFKVTFDPYHCDAGAPEVVKRMADASRIAGVGPMAAVAGTIAWIAVEDMVKAGASFALVDNGGDIAVINDEPVLAGIYAGESPIKGLALEIPGRDTILGICTSAGTVGPSISLGNSDAAMVISENVSLADASATALGNRIVDSTSLESAFDFLKGMPEIQGALGIIGDKMATYGRLPKIVRARVDYEKITRGD
- a CDS encoding 4Fe-4S binding protein; amino-acid sequence: MKLLLRFNSEIIRKPIIAETVLETGVMLEIERAKVESSMGELVVNVPEENCRMVVEHLRKKMVDVTRLDVPITRDEVNCVHCGACVSVCPVGAISYEYDWRVKFDESECVQCGTCVNTCPVGVIKLPEN